CCAAAGGCAATATGCGCTAACTGCTAAACCAATACCGAACCCTGTCACTTGTTTTCCAAATGGAGTAATCGCCCACATTAGTAGTAAACCACTAAAGATTGTATACAATTGTAATCGATATACACGTAAGGCTACTTGAATCAAAATATCCGCTCCTAATTTCACATTTTATTATGTGTCAGAAGAAAAGCAGCAACTTACACAGTTGCTGCTTTCTCTTGTTCTTGTTCCATTTTTTGAATTTCAACACGTTTAATTTGATAAGCATCTTTTTCTAACACTTTAAATTCATAACCTTCTGCTTCAACGTATTGTCCTTCTTCAATTTCATGATTTTGCATCATAATCCATCCACCGATTGTATCCACATCGTCTTCTTCAATGTGTAATCCAAACAAATCTTTTACTTCTGAGATAAGCACTTTTCCATCAACAATTTTATGATACTCGTTCACATGTTGAATTGGTGGTGCTTCATCTTCATCATATTCATCACGAATTTCGCCGACGATTTCCTCCAATATATCTTCAAGCGTTACAATTCCAGCTGTTCCTCCGTACTCATCATATAAAACAGCCATTGGAATTCGCTTTTTCTGCATTTGCAGTAATAAATCATGAATTGGAGTAGTTTCCATAACTTCAATAATCGGACGCATATACGTGCGAATCGATGATAAATCTTCTTTATCGTTGTTCATATATCGAATAAAGAAATCTTTTACATTGACCATACCGATAATATCATCTTTATCTTCTCCAAAAATCGGATAACGTGTGTATCGTTCATTTTGGATTACTTTCATGTGTTCTTCTACTGAATCTTCAAGATAGAAACCAACGATTTCCGTACGCGGTACCATGATTTCTTTCGCAATGCGATTATCAAATTCAAAGATATTATTTACATACTTGTATTCAGCTTGATTAATTTCTCCACTTTCATAGCTCTCTGAAAGAATAAGACGTAACTCTTCTTCTGTATGAGCTACTTCATGTTCAGAAGCTGGCTTCAAACCGAATAAACCAGTTACAACACGAGCAGAACCATTCAATACCCAAATAAACGGATACATAGCTTTATAGAATATCATTAACGGACCTGCTAATAACAATGTCACTTTTTCAGCTTTTTGAATTGCCATCGTTTTCGGAGCTAATTCCCCGACTACAACGTGCAAGTACGTCATCGTCATAAATGCAAGACCAAATGTTAATACTGATGAGATAGAAGGATTTAAATTCCATTTCTCAAATAATGGGTGTAATAATTTTTCTATCGTCGGTTCACCTAACCAACCAAGTCCCATCGCTGTAACTGTAATACCTAATTGACAAGCAGATAAATATTCGTCTAAATTTGTTGTTACTTTTTTCGCTGCTAATGCGCCGCGTTTCCCTTCCGCAACAAGCTGATCAATGCGACTTGAACGTATTTTTACAATCGCAAACTCTGCTGCTACGAAAAATCCAGTAAATGCGATTAAAACCGCAACCATGAATAAATTAAATATTTCCAATGAATCCCCTTAGTTAAAAAACTAAGGTGTCCACCTCCTGTATACTATAATGTTTTCTTATTTGTTCGTTAGAAAACATAGCCCGATACAAAAATTAAAGAGGTCGGATTT
This genomic interval from Bacillus cereus contains the following:
- a CDS encoding hemolysin family protein, giving the protein MEIFNLFMVAVLIAFTGFFVAAEFAIVKIRSSRIDQLVAEGKRGALAAKKVTTNLDEYLSACQLGITVTAMGLGWLGEPTIEKLLHPLFEKWNLNPSISSVLTFGLAFMTMTYLHVVVGELAPKTMAIQKAEKVTLLLAGPLMIFYKAMYPFIWVLNGSARVVTGLFGLKPASEHEVAHTEEELRLILSESYESGEINQAEYKYVNNIFEFDNRIAKEIMVPRTEIVGFYLEDSVEEHMKVIQNERYTRYPIFGEDKDDIIGMVNVKDFFIRYMNNDKEDLSSIRTYMRPIIEVMETTPIHDLLLQMQKKRIPMAVLYDEYGGTAGIVTLEDILEEIVGEIRDEYDEDEAPPIQHVNEYHKIVDGKVLISEVKDLFGLHIEEDDVDTIGGWIMMQNHEIEEGQYVEAEGYEFKVLEKDAYQIKRVEIQKMEQEQEKAATV